The DNA region TGAGCGCCGCGCTGATGCTGGGCCAGGGCATGTTCACGGCGCTCATCCTTACCACCACATCGCTGGGCCTGGTCATGCCCGTGCTCAAGGAGCTGAACCTGGGCAGGACGGACTTTGGCCAGTCCATGCTCATGTCCGCGACCCTGGCCGACTTCCTCACCCTGCTGGGCATCACCTTCGTCATCCTGTTCCACCGCCATGGGCTGTCCTGGCGGATGGTCCAGCCGCTGCCGCTCTTTCTGGGGTTTGCGCTGCTGCTGTGGCTGCTGCGGCTGTGGGCGTGGTGGAACCCGGAGCGCGCCGAGAAGATCATGAAGCCGGCCAGCGGCTCCGACCCTCAGGAGCTGTCCGTGCGCTACTCCCTGGCGCTGCTGTTCCTCTTTGTGGGGCTGTCTTTGCTGGTGGGGCTGGAGCCCGTGCTGGGCGCGTTCATGGGCGGGGCAATCCTCTCCTTCGTGTTCCGCGAAAAGGAGCAGCTCGAATCCAAAATATCGGCGCTGGGCTTCGGCTTTCTGGTGCCGTTGTTCTTCATCCACGTGGGCATGCAGTTCGACGTTTCCAATGTGCTGACGTTGGACCGGCTGCTCTTCACCGGCGGGCTCGTGCTTCTGGCCTTTCTGGTCAAGTGCCTGCCGGGCCTGCTCTTCCCGCTGTGGGGCAAGCCGCTCAAGCGCGGGCTCTCGGCCGGGCTGCTGCTTTCCTCGCGCCTCTCCCTGATCGTGGCCGCCGCCTCCGTGGGCCTTGCCGAAGGGCTCATCACGGCGGAGTTCAAGGACAGCGTCGTGCTGCTGGCGCTGGTCACCTGCCTGGCCGGTCCCACCCTGTTCAAGCTGACGTACAAGGCGCCGCCGCAGCCAAAGCTGTAACCGCCCGCCGTACCCGGTTCCCGCTGTATACCATATCGGAAACTTGGTTCCAGACTGCTCCGGTATAGAAAATTCCCTGTGATTTGTTTTACTTATGGATCGTATTGGTCTATATGGGCGATGCGCGGCAGGATATAGGCGCGCCATGTAAACTCGCGATCAGGGAATGGGGACCATGCGATATCGGATTGGTGCAATGCACATTGGCCAGATACTGGATACCGCCTTCGAGGTGTTCAGGGACCACAGCAAAACATTACTGGCGATCACCGCGGTGGTCTTTGGTCCGTATCTGATACTGTACTTTGGATCGGCATTCTCTGGTGTGTGGCCTGTCTTTAAAATCATTAGTGCTTACAAGGCCGGTGCATGGAACACGTATCGCGAGCATTACTGGGAGTATGCTATTGGATTGGGAGTGTTCACATTCTTGCATATGGTATTCACAGTATATACTAGAGGAGCACTCGCGATCGCAATGGCAAGCATGTATCTGAATCATCCTGTATCGACATCAACAAGCATACGTTTTATGGCATCAAGATGGTGGCCGATACCCAAAACATTTTTCATGATGTTGCCTTATTATACTTGGTCAAGTATTGGCATGATATTTGTTTTATTTTCTATTGCCATGTTAGGCAATGGTGTGACGGGCAATGTGTTGATGTTCACAATATTTATATTTGTAGGAACCGCGATGACATTGGTGTCGTCAATTGCTTATGGAAGGCTGTGTCTGGCATTCAATGTGGTAATTCTCGAAGATTTATCTGGGTGGAAAGCGATAAGACGTAGTGTGTCACTTATGGGCGGTTCCTGGTGGCAAGGAGTAGTCCTTTATCTTGCGCGCTTTGTGTTAGGTCTAGTGTTGGTCGGTGCTATGAGATTTATTCCGTCGGATTATGCAATATTTATGTTGGGTGTGTTTATAAATATCCTACTGTTGTCATTCTTTATAGCAGCAAGCGTCGTTCTCTACTTCTCGACTCGCAGCAAACGCGAAAATTTCGACATCGAGTACATGGCGCAGTACGCGACGGCGTAACCCCATAGAGACAGGAGACAGGGGCATGCAATACCGGATCGGGGAGCTGCGTCTGGGCGATCTTCTGGACGTCGGCTACAATGTGTTCAAGGACAATTACAAGCCATTGCTCGGCTTGGCGCTTATGGCCTTTGTTCCTGTCTTGCTGGTCTTTGGTGTGGGGGCGTTGTTCGGCGGCGTGCCTTTGATCAGTCAGGCCGATTTCTTTCCACAGCCGGGAAACCCGCCGCCGGACCCGAAGTTCCTCATGCAGAACTTCCATGCGATGTTCGCCACGATGGCGGCATCCAGCCTGGTCATGAGTATTTGCGCGCTCTTTGCCCACGGCGGCATCATCCTGGCCGTCGCCAGAGGGTACACTGGTCAGCCCATATCGGCCGGTGTGGCCCTGCGCTACAGTCTGTCGCGGTGGTGGCCGCTCATCAAGACCACGATCATCTTCGTGCTCACCATACTCCTGGTCTTTGGGGCGATTATCGGGGCGTTCCAGTTGTTCTCCGGGTTGGTTGGCAGGCACAACCACTTCTTTTTGATGATGCCAGTATTCGTCGTAAGCGTTGTTGCCATGGCGCTGGTTTTCCTGCGGTACGTGCTGTCCCTCACCGTCGTCATTCTGGAGGGCGTGTCAGGATTCGCCGCGTTGAAGCGTAGCGCCACGCTTATGAAGGGGGCCTACGGCAAGGCATTTCTGCTGCTGGTCCTCGTGAGCATCGCCAGCATGATCCCTTCGGGCCTTCTGAACGTCCTGGTAATGATTCCTGGCGTGCCGTTCTTTCTCGTTGCCATGGGCGGTGGCATGTTCATGCAGATGATCATGATGGCGTTCGTCACCACGGTCCTGACGATTCTCTACTTCTCCAACCGCTGCAAGCACGAGAACTTCGACCTGGTGCTTCTGGCCGAGGAGGCGGAGGAGATATAAGCCCCGACAGGACGTTGGGACAAAGTCCAAGGCCTCGCAATACGTGTGGTGTGCGTCTATCGTAGCCTGGCATGCTGTCATGACACATTCGGATGGGTAATTCAGTCGCACCAGAAGAATAAGGGAAGGGGACCATGCAATACCGGGTTGGAGAAATGGGTGTTGGCGAGGTGTTCGATGTGTCGTTCAATGTGTTCAAGGACAACTACAAACCGATCGCAACGGCGGCGGCGCTGACCTTGCTGCCGTATATGCTGCTGGTCGTGGTAACCACGCTTGGCAATTTTGTGCCCCGGATCGATCAGATTCCCGAGCTGCATACGCCGGGTACGTCTACCAGAGTCATGATCGAGGCCATGGCTCCAACTGTCCTGCTCTCAATGGTGACTGCATTCTTAGGCTATGTGAATGCCGTGTTGATGTGCGGCGTCTTATACATCATCAGCGCAAGTTATTACCTGGATACACCTATGCGCCCACTCGTTGCTATACGGCACACGCTGTCGCGTTGGTGGCCCGTGCTGAAAACATCCCTGATGGTGATGCTGCTGATGTTTGGCGTTATGGTTCTTTTTGGGGTGGCCATTTTTGCTCTCAATATGTTGATAACAAGATCAGTAGGGAATGTTTTGCAAGCTGTGATCATGGCTGCAGTAGGCGTGCTGTTTTTAGTGGTCATGGCATTCATATATTTACGCTATCTTCTTGGGTCGAATATAGTGATGCTCGAAGGGATATCCGGACGAAAAGCATTGTCGCGTAGTGCGAATCTGATGCGCGGCGTATACTGGAAAGGCTTTGTTATCGTTCTGATACTGTTCATTGGTGGCGCAGTCATTGGATATGGAATGTCGCTCATTCCGTATGAACCAGTCGCCTTGTTCGTTCGCCTGGCCGTGAACATCAATCTCTACATGTTCGGAGCCATCGTAGGCACCATTCTCTACTTCTCCAACCGCTGCAAGCACGAGAACTTCGACCTGGTGCTTCTGGCCGAGGAGGCGGGGGAGTAAGGGAACGGCGATGGCGATCCCCCTGTGCGCGTTGCCGCGATGTGTAGCCGCCTCCAAACGGTCACAAACCGCCGTGCGGTTTTACAATGAGTGTGTTTTAGCCTACATAGCGGTGCAGTAGGTGGGTATTCCAACCCACGGAAGCAACGGCGTAGCCATGGAGGGAAGCCATGCAGTACCGGGTAGGTGAGTTCGGCGTGGGGCAGTTGCTTGACGTCGCGTTCAACGTGTTCAAGGACAACTACAAGTCGATGCTCATCGTGGCGGTGCTGGCGTTCCTGCCGGTCACGATCATCACCGTGGCCGTACTGCTGGGCGGTTTGCTGCCCATGTACAAGCAGCTTCTGATGTTCAACGCCACAGGGGCCATGCCCGACCCCACGGTCATGTTCGCCACCATGGCGCCTTTCTTCGCGGCCGTGTCTGTGCTCGGCATCCTCTGGTATCTCACCACCATCATCTCCGAAGGCGCCATCACATTTGTCACGGCCAGCAGCTACCTGGACAACCCGGTGGCCCCGCGCGAGGCCCTGCGCTACTGCTTCTCGCGCTGGTGGGCCCTGCTCAAGACCGCGCTGCTCATCGCGCTCATCTTCATCGGCATTTTGTTTGTCGGCGGCATATTGGTAGCGCTGGCCATGGGCGGGATTTCGCTGATTGCAGGCGGCCTGGTGGGCGGCCTGATCTCCTTCGTGCTTATCGTGGGGCTGTTCCTCGCCGCGATCATGGTTTTTCTACGCTACTTCCTGGCGCTCAAGATCGTCATCCTCGAAGGGGTGGCCGGCCGCGAGGCCCTGGGCCGCAGCGCGTTCCTTATGAAAGGGACCTACGGCCGGGCCTTTATCCTGCTTCTGTTGCTGGGCGTGGTCAGCAACATCATTGGTACGGCGGCCAACCTCATCCCCTTCGTGCCCGTGGCCATCGTGCTGAGCATCGCCCTGCAGGTGGCCATCTACGTGTACACCACCTCGGTCTGGACCATGTTCTACTTCTCCAACCGCTGCAAACACGAGAATTTCGACCTCGTGCTCCTGGCAGAGGAAGCGGAATAACGGCGCATGGCGGCAAGTGGAACCATGACGCCGGAGACGGCGCGGCAGCTTGCCGAGACCGTGCTCTCCCGCGAGCATTTCGAGCTCGGCAAGGAAGCTGGGAAAAGCGCTATCGCAACATGGCTGGCCGACCTGCTGGAGCCCGTGAGCCGGTTCATTGCCAAGATTTTTCGCTGGTTGATCGAGTTCGGTACCCACGTCCACGAGGCGAGCCCGTTCTTGTACTGGCTCCTCGTGGGTGGTCTCACGCTGCTGCTCATCGCGCTTATCGCGCACATCGCGCTCACCTTCCGCCAGGCGCTGCGGGAACGTCAGCGCATCGGAGCCCTTTCCTGGGCCGAGGCGGCGGAGGAGGGGCCGGATCTCCTGGAAAAACGCGCCCGCGCGGCGGCCGACACAGGCGACTACTTCCTCTCCCTCAGCCTTTTGTTCAAGGCCGGGGTGCTGCGCCTGGAGATGCGCGACGACCGGCCGTTCCAGCCTGCCTACACCAACCGTGAGTACCTGCGCCGCTACGAGAAGGAGCCGGCCCATGCGCCCCTGGCAAAGCTCGTGGGGCTGCTGGAGAAATGGTACGCCGGCGAGCCCATCGGCAAGAGCGAGCACAGCGAAGGCGCGGCCGCCTACACGAGCCTGCGCAAGCTCGCGAAATCGTCTAACCGCGAACACCAGGCCCAGGCGCATCAGGCCCAAACGCTTCCGGCCGGCTAGGCCTCCGGATAGAGCGCCATGTTCAAACCGGAACGGGTCATCATCGCGGCCATTGTCCTGGCCATCATCTGCCTGACAGGCATGCTGCTTTCCATGCTCCAGCCCGAAACCCACGAGGGCCGCGGCTACGATACCTTTGGCGTGGAGCCCCACGGGCTGCGCGCGCTGTACGAGACCGTGGAGCAGGCCGGGTTCAACGTGGAGCGCGGGTTCGCACCACCGCACGCGGCCATGGCCGCGGCTGGAAAGGACGGCTGGCTTGTGCTCTGGCGGCCGGACCCCATGTGGGTCTCCCGCGACGAGCGCCAGCTCGAACGGCTCGGCGAATGGGTGGAGTCCGGCGGCGCCGTGATCTTCGCGCCGGTCTTCGATCCGGAGGCGTACTTCTACCAGCCGTGCCACTGCGAGGACGAGGAGGATGAAGCGTCCGCCGGGCAGAACGCCACGGCCGGGGGCAACGCCACGGCTCAGAGCTCAAATGCGACTGCGGAGTCCGGAAACGCCACATCGCACGACGCCAACGCAACCACAGAGGCGGAGAACGCCACGGCCAAGGCAGAGCGACTGAAAAAATGGCGCGAAGAGATGAAGGAGCGGCAGGCCAAGCGCTTCCACGCCCTGGAGCCGCTCAAGCGTATGGGCATTGCCGTGACGCGGCTAGGTGTGACCGACTATGCAGGGGCCATGGCGCGGGAGCGGGAGAAGATCGAGGGGTATCGCGAGAGGTTGCGTGAGAAGCGGGAGCAATGGGAGAAGTCCAAGGAGGAGATGCGGCGCAAGAACCTGGGGCAGGATGAGCCGTCGGAAGCGGAGTCCGGCAACGCCACAGAGGATGCGCCCGAGAGTCCACGTCCCATACGCAAACCGCCGCCGGACCCGAACACGACAGCCCTGAATGCTCCGGCGGAAGAACCGATAATCCTGGCGGCGCAAGGCATCGACAAGAAAAAGCGCGAGTACGACTGGTACGATTACAGGCGCTTCCTGCGCACCCTGGATCTGGACGCGCGCATGGAGCGGACCCTGACCCGGACGGTGACACCGGAAGGGGAGCTGGGCTCGCTCTGGCAGGGGCTGGAGCAGGTCTCCATAGCCGATGAGACGCAGTGCCTGCTGCCGCCGGCCGAAGGGGAGCCGGAGCCGGACGGCGTGCTGGCATTCGAGGCGCACAACGGAACCACCGCGTACCTGGCTGCGGCGTATCGCAAGGGCAAGGGGCTTGTCGTAGTGGTGGCCGATCCGCTGCTCCTGGCCAATGGGTTGCTGGCCAGGCCCGGCAATGCGTACACGGCGCTGGGACCGCTGGCTCATTATGATGGGCAGCGCGGCGAAGTGGTGTTCGACGAGTTTTTCCACGGCCTCACGGTGCGCGGTCGGCCTGTCTGGCTGCTCACGCGGCGGCCGTACGGTCTGGTGGCTCTGGCGCTGATTCTTGCCGCCGGGCTGTGGTGCTGGCGCAGCGGTTCGCGGCTGGGACCGCCGCTACCGGCCATCGTGCCCACGCGGCGCAGTGTGGAGGAGTATCTGGAGGCCATGTCCGGGCTGTTCTTGCGCGGTGAAAAGCAGTCGTTCCTCGCGCAGGAGCTCAAGGCGGGCGTGCTGTGGTGGCTGGGCCGGCGCTATCGCCTGGGATACGGCGAAGAGGATCTGGAGGCCGTGTCCAGGGCCATGGCCCGGCGCGACCCGGAGGGCGCGGAACGGTTGCAATCCGCTGTTCATGAACTGGAAACGTTGGCCGCCCGGCGTAAGCCCTCGGTGAAGAGGCTCGTTGCCGCGGCCAGGGAGTTGACCCGATGTCTGTGAAGTTTTTTGTATAACAGGTAAAAGCTTGATTTTATTTATATATCCAAGGGAAAAACAACATTTTCCTGTGTCTCCGGGGCGTTTGTCATGCGCGGTTGTTGTACCCACTTCCAGATTCAGGAGCGCCGTGTATTCGGAGGCATTTTTGAGAAAAATTCAATTCAAACTTGCAAAAAACTTTCTAGAAACTTACATAAGAAATGAACGATATCGAATGGACCACCCGAGCACGCCGCCAGTTTCGCCGTATTGACGCTGCACAGCGTCCGCGCATCCTGGAAGCTGTCGAGGGCCTGACCATGTGGCCGGATACGCATCAGGACATCAAAAGCCTGCAAAACCGAGAAGGGTACAGGCTGCGCGTGGGCCGTTACCGGGTTTTGTTCACGACCCATGAAGGCGGCGAGGTCCGCATCATTCGAATTGAGGAGGTCAAAAAGCGCGATGAACGAACCTATTAAGGGCGAACCGATTGAGCATCAGGTGCTGCGGGGACCGGACGGCGAGCCTTTATACGCCGTCATCCCCTGGGACGTTTTTGTGGAGCGGTTTGGGGCCGCTGCCGAGCTGGACGACGAGGTAACCATCCCACATGCGGTCATCAAGATCGAGGAGACGCAGGGCTGCTCGATCATCCGCGCCTGGCGCGAGCACCTCGGCCTGACTCAAGCAGGTCTTGCAGAGCGGATGGGCATATCCCGCGCCGCCTACGCACAGATGGAGGCCGTGGGCGCCAACCCCAGGCCGACCACATTGAAGAAGATCGCAGCGGCCATGGGGGTTAACTGGCGGCAGATACAAGATTGATTCACTTTCCTTGCGCAACCAACTTTCGGTCCGTCCCGCGTTGTGTGCGTGGAACAGCAGGTCGCCACAACATCGAGAATATTAGGTCGTGAAGTGGTGTTTATTGTTGGAGTATCCAGTGCCCAGAGGAGTAGACACTGGCGAGCATTAAGAAAGCATCCCAAAAGAGGTATATACAAGTGTCTGTGAAGCAACTACGCGACCGCATCCAGCAGGAGGTGGGCAAGGTCGTCTTCGGCCAGGAAGAGGCCGTGGACTACTCGCTCGCGGCGCTGCTGTCCGGAGGGCACGTCCTTCTGGAAGGCGTTCCCGGCACGGCCAAGACGCTGCTGGTCAAGGCGCTGGCCGCCACACTGCAGCTCGCCTTCGGCCGGGTGCAGATGACCCCGGACAAGCTGCCCGGCGACATCACCGGCACGTCCATCTACCGCGAGGACATCAAGGAGTTCGAGTTCAAGCGCGGGCCCATCTTCACGAACTTCCTGCTGGCCGATGAGATCAACCGCGCCTCGGCCAAGACTCAGGCCGCGCTGCTGGAGGCCATGCAGGAGTACGGCGTAACCCACGACGGCGTGACCCATCCGCTGCCCGAGCCATTCCTGATGTTCGCCACGCAGAACCCGGTGGACCAGGAGGGCACGTACCCCTTGCCCTTGGCGCAGCAGGACCGCTTCATGTTCAAGGTGATAGTGGGCTACCCGGACGCCGAGGCCGAAGAGCGGATGCTGACCGAGCACCACGTGGGCAGCCCGCACCAGCGCCTGCAGGACCTGGGCATCACCCCCGTGGCCGGCGCCAAGCACGTGCTCCAGGCCAGGGAGATCATCCGCAAGACATACGTGCGCGAGGAGCTGGTGGGGTATGTGCGCCGGCTGGCCGCCGCCACCCGGCAGGACGAGAGCCTGCTGGTGGGAGCCTCGCCGCGCGCGGCGCTGATGTGCCTGATGGGGGCAAAAGCCGTGGCGCGGTTCTCGGACCGCGACTATGTGACCCCGGACGACGTGAAGTACGTGTTCCGCGCCGGGCTGCGGCACCGCGTGGTACTCAGCCCCTCGTCCGAGCTGGAAGGCGGCGACGCCGACTCCGTGCTGGGCATGATCCTGGACCGCGTGGAGGTCCCGCGGTGATACGCCCCTTGCGGGGAGTACGGCCAGGCGTTCGCGCCGTGGCCGCGCTGCTTGGGCTGGCCGTCATTGCGGCGGCCGGGTTTGCCGCGCCGTGGCTGGATACCGTGGTCTGGTGGGGCGTCGCGCTTGTCACCGGCCTCATTGCGGAGGATGCCGTGTTGGGTCGGCGGCGGGCCGAGAACGTGCTGGCCATGCTGGAGGCGCCGGCCGTGGTGGGCCGCGGCCGCGTCTTTTCCGTCTCCCTGATCCTGCACAACGAGGGCGAACGTACCGTGTCCGGCGCGGTGCGGGTGGAAGCACCCGAGGTGTTCCGGGTTCTGCACGGGTCCCGGCCCGGACGGCCTGGGCTATGGACAGTGCGGTTCAGG from Oceanidesulfovibrio marinus includes:
- a CDS encoding cation:proton antiporter, whose product is MELHDALPLLLVTFAVAVLPGVSRLLRVPSAVAEILFGVLLGKSGLSLNMGGEWLPFLAHLGFLLLMFQSGMEINFTMLGRQLKREGPFQLTFFGATVVIALSAALMLGQGMFTALILTTTSLGLVMPVLKELNLGRTDFGQSMLMSATLADFLTLLGITFVILFHRHGLSWRMVQPLPLFLGFALLLWLLRLWAWWNPERAEKIMKPASGSDPQELSVRYSLALLFLFVGLSLLVGLEPVLGAFMGGAILSFVFREKEQLESKISALGFGFLVPLFFIHVGMQFDVSNVLTLDRLLFTGGLVLLAFLVKCLPGLLFPLWGKPLKRGLSAGLLLSSRLSLIVAAASVGLAEGLITAEFKDSVVLLALVTCLAGPTLFKLTYKAPPQPKL
- a CDS encoding DUF4350 domain-containing protein, translating into MFKPERVIIAAIVLAIICLTGMLLSMLQPETHEGRGYDTFGVEPHGLRALYETVEQAGFNVERGFAPPHAAMAAAGKDGWLVLWRPDPMWVSRDERQLERLGEWVESGGAVIFAPVFDPEAYFYQPCHCEDEEDEASAGQNATAGGNATAQSSNATAESGNATSHDANATTEAENATAKAERLKKWREEMKERQAKRFHALEPLKRMGIAVTRLGVTDYAGAMAREREKIEGYRERLREKREQWEKSKEEMRRKNLGQDEPSEAESGNATEDAPESPRPIRKPPPDPNTTALNAPAEEPIILAAQGIDKKKREYDWYDYRRFLRTLDLDARMERTLTRTVTPEGELGSLWQGLEQVSIADETQCLLPPAEGEPEPDGVLAFEAHNGTTAYLAAAYRKGKGLVVVVADPLLLANGLLARPGNAYTALGPLAHYDGQRGEVVFDEFFHGLTVRGRPVWLLTRRPYGLVALALILAAGLWCWRSGSRLGPPLPAIVPTRRSVEEYLEAMSGLFLRGEKQSFLAQELKAGVLWWLGRRYRLGYGEEDLEAVSRAMARRDPEGAERLQSAVHELETLAARRKPSVKRLVAAARELTRCL
- a CDS encoding type II toxin-antitoxin system RelE family toxin, which gives rise to MNDIEWTTRARRQFRRIDAAQRPRILEAVEGLTMWPDTHQDIKSLQNREGYRLRVGRYRVLFTTHEGGEVRIIRIEEVKKRDERTY
- a CDS encoding helix-turn-helix domain-containing protein is translated as MNEPIKGEPIEHQVLRGPDGEPLYAVIPWDVFVERFGAAAELDDEVTIPHAVIKIEETQGCSIIRAWREHLGLTQAGLAERMGISRAAYAQMEAVGANPRPTTLKKIAAAMGVNWRQIQD
- a CDS encoding AAA family ATPase; the encoded protein is MKQLRDRIQQEVGKVVFGQEEAVDYSLAALLSGGHVLLEGVPGTAKTLLVKALAATLQLAFGRVQMTPDKLPGDITGTSIYREDIKEFEFKRGPIFTNFLLADEINRASAKTQAALLEAMQEYGVTHDGVTHPLPEPFLMFATQNPVDQEGTYPLPLAQQDRFMFKVIVGYPDAEAEERMLTEHHVGSPHQRLQDLGITPVAGAKHVLQAREIIRKTYVREELVGYVRRLAAATRQDESLLVGASPRAALMCLMGAKAVARFSDRDYVTPDDVKYVFRAGLRHRVVLSPSSELEGGDADSVLGMILDRVEVPR